One window from the genome of Bdellovibrio sp. NC01 encodes:
- a CDS encoding HD-GYP domain-containing protein encodes MESSNYFRIRLTTIRPDKVTAFDIFVLVDNRYVLYLRAGDKLSDGKIERLHSRDTGDSFFVRIEDKQAYRDWVREEMNSSLIDPFSKAKILRESSVALMEDLFENPDVNTALDESRPIIKDFIDLMEGAPEAMGFMISLSGHDFYTYNHSLDVSIYSLGLGKALGYDAKTLEELGVGALFHDIGKRNVSLDILCKKGGLTDAEWEQMKMHPQYGLIILNNHPNISDAIKAACFEHHESWAGNGYPQQLVAEEIHPFARIVAITDTYDAMTTQRSYNVPLKPLDAVEMMKEKLAGRYDPDMLKAMYSVLFKIKVAS; translated from the coding sequence ATGGAGTCCTCCAATTATTTCAGAATACGCCTGACGACGATCCGTCCCGACAAGGTGACGGCATTCGATATTTTTGTACTTGTTGATAACAGGTACGTCCTGTACTTGCGCGCAGGCGATAAGCTTTCCGATGGAAAGATTGAACGCTTGCACTCGCGTGACACGGGGGATTCTTTCTTTGTGCGCATTGAAGACAAACAAGCGTACCGTGACTGGGTCCGCGAAGAGATGAACTCTTCGTTGATCGATCCTTTTTCAAAGGCAAAAATCCTGCGCGAATCCTCTGTGGCTTTGATGGAAGATCTTTTTGAGAATCCTGACGTCAATACCGCTTTAGATGAGTCTCGCCCGATCATTAAAGACTTCATCGACCTGATGGAAGGGGCCCCGGAAGCGATGGGCTTCATGATTTCTTTATCGGGCCATGATTTTTACACTTACAATCACTCTTTAGACGTCTCTATCTACTCGTTAGGTCTAGGGAAAGCGCTGGGTTACGATGCTAAAACGTTGGAAGAATTGGGTGTCGGCGCCCTTTTCCATGACATCGGTAAACGCAACGTCAGCTTGGACATCCTTTGCAAAAAAGGCGGCCTGACAGATGCCGAGTGGGAGCAAATGAAAATGCACCCGCAATACGGCTTAATTATTTTGAATAATCATCCGAATATTAGTGACGCAATTAAGGCGGCTTGCTTCGAGCATCACGAGTCATGGGCCGGCAACGGTTACCCACAACAACTCGTCGCTGAAGAGATCCACCCTTTTGCACGTATCGTCGCTATCACTGATACTTACGATGCAATGACGACTCAGCGTTCTTACAACGTTCCATTGAAGCCATTGGATGCAGTGGAAATGATGAAAGAAAAATTAGCGGGCCGTTATGATCCCGATATGTTGAAAGCAATGTACTCTGTTTTGTTTAAGATAAAGGTCGCTTCATGA
- a CDS encoding rhomboid family intramembrane serine protease, with protein MDSHIANAEVPESQDMLNEASSQPYIWHRVSATWLSRKPSVNAGIISALATFILIIGSVIYQQNFFHAQEWMAASPQRVFQHKEYWRLWTTLFAHADVHHLLSNTLFFFILGYFINGYFGLALFPFAAFAFGGITNIFVLMNMPEDVKLIGASGVVYWLAGLWLTLYFAIDKRRTISARALRSVGVALGVFMPTTAFDPSVSYSAHLIGFIIGALYAGLYYWRHRRKFNAALEYQIFVD; from the coding sequence ATGGATTCACACATTGCAAATGCGGAAGTTCCTGAATCACAGGACATGCTCAACGAGGCCTCTTCACAACCTTATATCTGGCATCGTGTAAGTGCCACATGGTTAAGTCGTAAACCTTCTGTCAATGCGGGGATCATCTCAGCGTTGGCGACTTTTATTCTCATCATTGGCAGTGTGATCTATCAGCAAAATTTCTTTCATGCGCAAGAGTGGATGGCAGCAAGTCCCCAACGAGTTTTCCAACACAAAGAATACTGGCGACTATGGACGACTTTGTTTGCTCATGCTGACGTTCATCACTTGCTTTCAAACACGCTCTTCTTTTTTATTCTGGGATATTTTATTAACGGCTATTTTGGTTTAGCCTTGTTCCCGTTTGCGGCTTTTGCCTTTGGTGGCATCACAAATATTTTCGTCCTGATGAACATGCCTGAAGATGTGAAATTGATTGGCGCTTCAGGTGTCGTGTATTGGCTTGCCGGTTTATGGCTGACACTTTATTTTGCGATTGATAAACGCCGTACAATTTCGGCGCGCGCCTTGCGTAGTGTGGGTGTTGCATTGGGTGTCTTCATGCCGACCACGGCTTTTGATCCTTCCGTCAGCTATAGTGCGCATTTGATTGGCTTTATCATTGGTGCTCTTTATGCGGGTTTATATTACTGGCGTCATCGTCGCAAATTTAATGCTGCCTTGGAATATCAAATATTCGTCGACTGA
- a CDS encoding CAP domain-containing protein, which translates to MVLKKSWRGFLLLPFLFLMACAQGGSGSASDGSNNTATSADPIAGTNGCGAMNSQECAVIDLVNTERAKQSLASLKPLPACVAEAQSHAADMVTRNFFSHDSPSETSTQRFQRFGVAFGYYGENIALGYSSPEAVMSGWMNSPGHKANILGANFHSMGVGLATNSSGVMYWVQCFSSQNP; encoded by the coding sequence ATGGTTCTTAAAAAATCATGGCGCGGCTTTCTTCTTCTACCGTTTTTGTTTCTAATGGCCTGCGCACAGGGTGGTTCTGGATCTGCATCGGACGGATCTAATAATACGGCGACAAGCGCCGACCCCATTGCTGGCACGAATGGTTGTGGCGCTATGAATTCGCAAGAATGTGCCGTGATCGATTTAGTTAATACCGAAAGAGCAAAACAATCTTTAGCTTCTTTAAAACCCCTTCCCGCTTGTGTTGCGGAAGCGCAGTCGCATGCGGCTGACATGGTTACACGCAATTTCTTTTCTCACGACAGTCCTAGCGAAACCAGTACACAACGTTTTCAACGTTTCGGAGTCGCTTTTGGATATTATGGCGAAAATATTGCCTTAGGATATTCTTCACCGGAAGCCGTGATGAGTGGATGGATGAATTCGCCCGGTCACAAAGCAAATATTCTAGGCGCGAACTTTCATTCCATGGGCGTCGGCCTTGCAACTAATTCGAGTGGCGTAATGTATTGGGTTCAGTGTTTCTCGAGTCAAAACCCCTAG
- a CDS encoding DUF3465 domain-containing protein: MKFLILLSLLVSVTAFANTDLPTCKNKMEDLQINNEQVIEWRSTQKPKFLGRAFIQGVIVSEIENRQGHVHFEVDLDKDLSTTNDRVEVIYNIEFGNLPDYRAGDELIACGDFIVDSWSPMGAVVHWLHYNPKVKNKHEDGFIVIHGELAGLNK; the protein is encoded by the coding sequence ATGAAATTTCTGATTCTGCTTTCCTTGTTGGTTTCAGTCACGGCTTTCGCCAACACAGATCTTCCGACTTGCAAAAACAAAATGGAAGATCTGCAAATTAATAATGAACAAGTTATCGAATGGCGTAGCACGCAAAAACCTAAGTTTTTGGGTCGTGCATTTATTCAGGGCGTGATTGTCTCTGAAATTGAAAATCGCCAAGGCCACGTGCACTTCGAAGTCGACTTAGATAAGGACCTTTCAACGACCAATGATCGCGTTGAAGTGATCTATAATATCGAATTCGGAAATTTGCCAGACTACAGAGCCGGCGATGAGCTAATTGCCTGCGGCGATTTTATCGTTGATTCGTGGTCACCAATGGGTGCCGTTGTGCACTGGTTGCATTACAATCCAAAAGTTAAAAACAAACACGAAGACGGCTTCATCGTGATCCACGGTGAATTGGCTGGACTCAACAAATAG
- a CDS encoding ATP-binding protein — translation MDNSANKQPWWTWILPIVFFQLGTQLSLVYQIAPGVSTFYFPIAFAFVMIRWWGYRILPALFINATLSAGLFGITKYSVYPLIGLVDVVEAWASYVLVKERFKGTKWSPTPTNLVIYAVHGLLIPSMVAAIFQQAMLFTTGYADSNTIVWQGFSAFIGDIMTGVGISIPLIIILTPYLDKKGLNKFPIESFDLDWRWKMPLKEKIILGGGIATAFVTGITVPIFRFWYFVGIFILLPAIWYGLECAMIVNTMIGFLTLAYPAIAGEPWPRTNESLQIVATLLTLSFSALVAGSAVTYHRKKIQLVVETENELKIAKEQAEEASRAKSDFLARMSHEIRTPLNSVLGMLELLRETNLSKDQERYLTLFSHAGENLKALINDLLDFSKIEAKALSIENISYNVHSTIRSVFEILQIKAEEKGLHFELDIDSTVPLFQIGDPTRLRQVLFNLIGNALKFTDEGEVLIKVYVEKGESDKLVIEVRDTGIGIPRDKQQNLFSPFTQGESAITRKYGGTGLGLVISKNLVEIMGGDIELRSLAGRGTTFRITLPHRPDVSGPQEKIQATPTKWPEYFGNKRFKLLLVDDSEDNRLLITHYLKNLPFDITDATNGKEAVEAFKKERFDVVFMDMQMPVMSGYKATELIRHIENENHMKRTCVIALTATAVLEELQRTLTSGCDRYMVKPVKKAEVVECLVQALTTKVPESEAFREPPSPSI, via the coding sequence ATGGATAATAGCGCAAATAAACAGCCATGGTGGACGTGGATTCTTCCCATCGTGTTCTTTCAATTAGGAACGCAACTGAGTCTTGTCTACCAAATCGCGCCGGGCGTTTCGACGTTCTATTTTCCTATCGCCTTTGCATTTGTCATGATTCGCTGGTGGGGCTATCGCATTCTGCCCGCCTTATTTATCAATGCCACTTTATCAGCAGGGCTATTTGGTATTACCAAGTATTCCGTTTATCCCTTGATAGGTTTAGTTGACGTGGTCGAAGCGTGGGCTTCGTACGTGCTGGTGAAAGAGCGTTTTAAAGGAACGAAGTGGTCACCAACTCCAACAAATCTTGTGATCTATGCCGTGCATGGATTACTGATTCCTTCGATGGTGGCTGCGATCTTTCAGCAGGCCATGTTGTTTACGACAGGTTATGCGGATTCCAACACCATCGTTTGGCAAGGTTTCAGTGCCTTCATTGGTGACATCATGACTGGCGTTGGAATCTCGATCCCACTGATTATTATTTTAACTCCTTACCTTGATAAAAAAGGTCTTAATAAATTCCCGATCGAAAGCTTCGATTTAGATTGGCGTTGGAAGATGCCACTGAAAGAAAAGATCATTCTTGGCGGAGGCATCGCGACCGCTTTTGTCACGGGCATCACTGTCCCTATTTTTCGCTTTTGGTATTTCGTCGGCATTTTCATTTTATTACCAGCGATCTGGTATGGTCTTGAATGTGCAATGATTGTCAACACCATGATTGGCTTTCTGACACTCGCCTATCCTGCCATCGCCGGAGAACCTTGGCCACGCACCAATGAATCCTTGCAAATCGTCGCGACATTATTAACTTTAAGCTTTTCTGCCCTGGTTGCTGGTTCCGCAGTGACCTATCATCGCAAAAAAATCCAACTGGTTGTTGAAACCGAAAATGAATTAAAAATCGCCAAAGAACAGGCCGAAGAAGCTTCACGGGCGAAATCTGACTTCCTAGCTCGTATGAGCCATGAAATTCGCACGCCTTTAAATTCTGTCCTAGGGATGTTAGAGCTTTTACGTGAAACAAATTTGTCTAAAGATCAAGAACGTTACTTAACGTTATTCAGTCATGCCGGCGAAAATCTTAAAGCATTAATCAATGACCTTTTGGATTTTTCAAAGATCGAAGCGAAGGCCCTGTCGATAGAAAACATTTCCTACAACGTGCACTCAACCATTCGTAGCGTTTTTGAAATTCTGCAAATCAAAGCCGAAGAAAAAGGTCTGCATTTTGAGTTGGACATTGATAGCACCGTGCCGCTTTTTCAGATTGGTGATCCGACACGTTTGCGCCAAGTATTATTTAATCTTATTGGTAACGCTTTAAAGTTCACCGACGAAGGCGAAGTGCTGATTAAGGTTTACGTCGAAAAAGGTGAATCCGATAAACTCGTGATCGAGGTTCGCGATACGGGAATTGGAATTCCACGCGATAAACAACAAAATTTATTCTCCCCTTTTACTCAAGGCGAATCAGCCATTACACGAAAATATGGTGGGACAGGTTTAGGCCTCGTTATCTCTAAAAATCTCGTGGAAATCATGGGTGGTGACATTGAACTGCGCAGTCTTGCTGGTCGCGGCACGACGTTCAGAATCACTTTGCCTCACCGTCCTGACGTCTCGGGTCCGCAAGAAAAAATCCAAGCGACACCGACGAAGTGGCCAGAATATTTTGGCAACAAGCGCTTTAAGTTATTGTTAGTGGACGATTCTGAAGACAATCGTTTGTTGATCACTCATTATCTGAAAAATCTTCCGTTCGATATTACTGATGCAACCAACGGCAAAGAAGCGGTTGAGGCCTTTAAAAAAGAAAGATTCGATGTCGTCTTTATGGATATGCAGATGCCAGTCATGAGCGGATATAAAGCGACTGAACTGATTCGTCATATTGAAAACGAAAACCATATGAAACGCACATGTGTGATTGCTTTGACTGCGACAGCGGTGCTTGAAGAATTACAGCGAACTTTAACAAGTGGCTGTGATCGTTATATGGTGAAACCCGTTAAGAAAGCCGAAGTCGTTGAATGTTTAGTTCAAGCGTTGACGACGAAAGTTCCTGAAAGTGAAGCTTTCAGAGAGCCGCCATCACCAAGTATTTGA
- a CDS encoding YiiD C-terminal domain-containing protein, with amino-acid sequence MEVKGQELEAILRDKIKLYEHLGIEVVEITSSKVHFRVSLEKNLNHKGTAFGGSLYATGVMSAYALVLAGLKHYHINTDNIVIAKGEISYYRPVDTDFDVVARFKNLQQEEAFFSELKQKNRVKDVVEVQILGDGGSLKASLSGTFVVNA; translated from the coding sequence GTGGAAGTAAAAGGCCAGGAGCTTGAGGCTATCTTAAGAGATAAAATTAAGCTCTATGAGCATTTGGGCATTGAAGTGGTCGAGATCACTTCAAGCAAGGTCCATTTCCGCGTGTCTTTAGAGAAAAATCTTAACCATAAAGGCACCGCTTTTGGTGGCAGCCTTTATGCGACGGGCGTGATGTCGGCTTACGCCTTAGTGCTAGCGGGCCTTAAGCATTATCATATTAATACCGACAACATTGTCATCGCCAAAGGCGAAATCTCTTATTATCGTCCGGTCGACACAGATTTCGACGTGGTTGCGCGCTTCAAAAACTTGCAGCAAGAAGAAGCATTCTTTAGTGAATTAAAGCAGAAAAACAGAGTGAAAGACGTTGTCGAAGTTCAAATACTTGGTGATGGCGGCTCTCTGAAAGCTTCACTTTCAGGAACTTTCGTCGTCAACGCTTGA
- a CDS encoding sulfurtransferase, whose amino-acid sequence MRALVLLIAAVTLFTACQQTPTKVVSQEPIIPGTITAEKVMADNPVILDVRAPFEFNLAHVPGAINVRWEDFSQQDPRYRGSLQTDLFAIARRLSLIGIDMDSKVVVLGKGRQGNGEEGRVAWTLQVLGVKEVYTLVNTSYRQLNPKEDRPDVKNKPYWKPVVDESLTISFDNFKAYALQQLPPMKFSSKARTKALGGIPPGALDGPAPSLFGMNFNDAKGKVVILDVRSPQEFGIQNLTQHKEVKAPVVNLEWREFFNDKGMTNREVEKLLTNKNIGKDKIILVISNHGVRSAAVTYALRAMGYRQSVNFAGGYEQWK is encoded by the coding sequence ATGCGTGCCTTAGTTCTTCTGATTGCGGCAGTGACGTTGTTCACAGCCTGCCAACAAACGCCGACAAAAGTAGTTTCACAAGAACCTATCATTCCGGGAACAATCACCGCAGAAAAAGTGATGGCCGACAATCCAGTTATTTTGGATGTGCGTGCTCCATTTGAATTTAACTTGGCGCATGTGCCAGGTGCGATCAATGTGCGATGGGAAGATTTCTCGCAACAAGATCCAAGATATCGTGGTTCTTTGCAGACGGATTTGTTTGCGATCGCACGACGTTTATCTTTGATCGGTATCGACATGGATTCAAAAGTGGTGGTCTTGGGAAAAGGTCGTCAAGGTAACGGTGAAGAAGGCCGTGTCGCTTGGACCTTGCAAGTTCTTGGGGTGAAAGAGGTTTACACTTTGGTGAATACATCTTATCGCCAGCTCAATCCCAAAGAGGATCGTCCCGATGTTAAAAACAAACCTTATTGGAAGCCAGTTGTCGATGAGTCGTTGACGATCTCATTTGATAACTTCAAGGCCTACGCTCTTCAGCAACTGCCGCCGATGAAGTTTTCAAGTAAAGCGCGCACGAAGGCTTTGGGTGGTATTCCTCCGGGAGCATTAGATGGCCCTGCACCAAGCTTGTTTGGTATGAATTTCAACGATGCCAAAGGAAAGGTTGTGATCTTGGATGTGCGCTCGCCACAAGAGTTCGGCATTCAAAATCTAACTCAACATAAAGAAGTGAAAGCGCCCGTTGTGAATTTAGAATGGCGTGAGTTCTTTAACGACAAGGGCATGACAAATCGTGAAGTTGAAAAACTTTTGACGAATAAAAACATTGGTAAAGACAAAATCATTCTTGTGATCAGCAATCACGGGGTGCGTTCCGCGGCGGTGACATACGCTTTAAGAGCGATGGGTTACCGTCAATCCGTGAACTTCGCTGGAGGATATGAACAGTGGAAGTAA
- the lysS gene encoding lysine--tRNA ligase, producing the protein MSIQENPLRAEKRKKLHALREKGINPYPYAFENKTAIASIVETHAAGLQAGEKKPESVYRIAGRLMTLRAMGKACFFNVQDQTGTVQVYVKTEELPEMEKAAFELVDLGDIVGVEGYVFKSQKGEFSIYLKHFQILTKSIEPLPEKFHGVQDIEIKYRHRHLDLMTDADSRKVFQTRSKIISEIRRFLDERGFMEVETPTLQPIYGGAAATPFTTHHKALDMKLYMRISPELYLKRLLVGGFEKVYEISKNFRNEGIDRTHNPEFSLLEFYEAYTDYNYQMKQFEELVSTLALKITGSMKVTYQGKEIDFTPPWRRLTVHDGVREYAKIDPDKATDQELFEAVNKFGGDLDKPGKRGEMVMELFELTAEQHLFQPTFVMDHPKEISPLTKIHRGDDRLVERFEPFAACMEIGNSYSELNDPEDQTARLKEQEASRGSDEEAHPMDEDFLLAIDSGMPPTGGVGLGIERIVMILTDRPSIRDIIFFPTMRITK; encoded by the coding sequence ATGTCGATTCAAGAAAATCCGTTAAGAGCGGAGAAACGTAAAAAACTTCATGCCCTTCGCGAGAAAGGCATCAACCCTTATCCGTATGCTTTCGAAAATAAGACGGCGATTGCCTCTATCGTAGAAACTCATGCTGCTGGTTTGCAAGCAGGTGAAAAGAAGCCTGAATCTGTTTACCGTATCGCAGGTCGTTTGATGACTTTGCGTGCGATGGGTAAGGCATGCTTCTTCAACGTGCAAGACCAAACAGGTACTGTGCAAGTGTACGTGAAGACGGAAGAACTTCCAGAGATGGAAAAGGCTGCCTTTGAATTGGTAGACCTTGGCGACATCGTGGGCGTTGAAGGTTACGTTTTCAAATCGCAAAAAGGTGAGTTTTCAATTTACTTGAAACACTTCCAAATTTTGACGAAATCAATTGAACCTCTTCCAGAAAAATTCCACGGTGTTCAGGATATCGAAATCAAGTATCGTCACAGACACTTGGATTTGATGACAGATGCGGATTCACGCAAAGTGTTCCAAACTCGTTCAAAAATCATTTCTGAAATCCGCAGATTCTTGGATGAACGCGGTTTCATGGAAGTTGAAACGCCAACACTTCAACCAATCTACGGTGGTGCTGCGGCGACTCCGTTCACGACTCATCACAAAGCTTTGGATATGAAGTTGTACATGCGTATTTCGCCTGAACTTTATTTGAAACGTCTTTTGGTGGGCGGTTTTGAAAAAGTTTACGAGATCAGCAAAAACTTCCGTAACGAAGGTATCGATCGTACTCACAATCCTGAGTTCTCGTTGCTAGAGTTCTACGAAGCCTACACAGACTACAACTATCAAATGAAACAATTCGAAGAGTTGGTTTCAACTCTGGCTTTGAAAATCACTGGCAGCATGAAAGTGACTTATCAAGGTAAAGAGATTGATTTCACGCCTCCTTGGAGACGTTTGACTGTTCATGACGGTGTTCGTGAATACGCGAAGATCGATCCAGACAAGGCGACAGATCAAGAATTGTTCGAAGCTGTTAATAAATTCGGCGGCGATTTGGATAAACCAGGCAAACGTGGCGAAATGGTGATGGAGCTGTTTGAGCTAACAGCAGAACAGCACTTGTTCCAACCAACGTTCGTGATGGATCATCCAAAAGAAATTTCTCCACTGACGAAAATTCACCGCGGTGATGATCGTTTGGTTGAGCGTTTCGAGCCGTTTGCTGCGTGCATGGAAATCGGTAACTCTTATTCAGAGTTGAACGATCCAGAAGATCAAACAGCGCGTTTGAAAGAACAAGAAGCCAGCCGTGGTTCTGACGAAGAAGCGCATCCTATGGATGAAGATTTCTTGTTGGCGATCGACTCGGGCATGCCACCAACAGGTGGTGTGGGTCTTGGAATCGAACGTATCGTGATGATCCTGACAGATCGTCCAAGTATCCGCGATATTATCTTCTTCCCAACTATGAGAATTACTAAGTAG
- a CDS encoding class I fructose-bisphosphate aldolase yields the protein MTPRVREILSWYGADNPGVLTNMARMFNQGKLAGTGKLVILPVDQGFEHGPARSFAKNPDGYDPAYHVELAIESGCSAYAAPLGALEAIARDYAGEIPLILKINNSDTLYGDKRPISALTSYIDDALRLGCVGIGFTIYPGSGERKQMYEEIAEASRLAKNAGLVVIIWSYARGEQLSKDGETAIDVIAYAAHIAAQLGAHFIKVKPPTAHVEQAAAAKVYAEQGIKINTLTDRIRHVVQSCFNGKRVVIFSGGEAKGTEEILKEVNEIALGGGFGSIMGRNAFQRPKKEGMELLHNVMEAFAGKKL from the coding sequence ATGACACCAAGAGTTAGAGAGATTTTAAGCTGGTACGGCGCTGACAACCCAGGCGTATTGACGAATATGGCTCGCATGTTCAACCAAGGTAAATTGGCGGGCACAGGTAAACTTGTGATTCTTCCAGTGGATCAAGGTTTCGAGCACGGCCCAGCACGCTCTTTCGCGAAAAATCCAGATGGTTACGATCCAGCTTACCACGTTGAGCTTGCGATTGAATCAGGTTGCTCTGCCTATGCGGCTCCACTAGGTGCTCTTGAAGCGATCGCTCGTGATTACGCGGGTGAGATTCCTTTGATTTTGAAAATCAATAACTCTGACACTCTATACGGTGACAAACGCCCTATCTCTGCATTGACGTCATACATCGACGATGCTTTGAGACTTGGTTGCGTAGGTATCGGTTTCACAATCTATCCAGGTTCTGGCGAACGTAAGCAAATGTACGAAGAAATCGCAGAAGCTTCACGCTTGGCGAAAAACGCGGGCCTTGTTGTGATCATCTGGTCCTACGCTCGTGGCGAACAACTTTCTAAAGACGGTGAAACTGCGATTGACGTTATCGCTTACGCAGCTCATATCGCGGCTCAATTGGGCGCGCACTTCATCAAAGTAAAACCGCCAACAGCTCACGTTGAACAAGCAGCGGCTGCAAAAGTTTACGCTGAACAAGGTATCAAAATTAACACGTTGACTGATCGTATCCGTCACGTTGTGCAATCTTGCTTCAACGGTAAACGTGTTGTGATCTTCTCTGGTGGTGAAGCAAAAGGCACTGAAGAGATCTTGAAAGAAGTGAACGAAATCGCTCTTGGTGGCGGCTTCGGTTCAATCATGGGTCGTAATGCATTCCAACGTCCAAAAAAAGAAGGCATGGAACTTTTGCACAACGTAATGGAAGCTTTCGCCGGTAAAAAACTCTAG
- a CDS encoding NifU family protein, which produces MNKVSYEITPNPSTMKFLLHTKVAEEGFDCPTAQEAERSPLASKIFGFPWTSAVYVGTDFITVTKQDWVDWELLAQPLSGLIQEHMDRKEPVVVQFVTNHEEYNENDSTLVRNIKSVLNREIRPVVALDGGDIVFNRLEGNTLYIHMKGACSGCPSSSITLKEGIETRMKELFPEIHEVLAV; this is translated from the coding sequence ATGAACAAGGTTAGCTACGAAATCACTCCCAATCCGTCTACGATGAAGTTCCTTTTGCACACAAAAGTTGCAGAAGAAGGCTTTGATTGTCCAACGGCGCAGGAGGCAGAGCGTTCTCCCCTTGCTTCAAAAATCTTTGGCTTCCCGTGGACGAGTGCGGTTTACGTCGGCACTGATTTCATTACAGTGACGAAGCAAGACTGGGTGGACTGGGAACTTTTGGCTCAGCCCTTGAGTGGTTTGATCCAAGAACACATGGATCGCAAAGAACCCGTGGTTGTGCAATTCGTAACAAACCACGAAGAGTACAATGAAAATGACTCAACACTTGTTCGCAATATCAAATCTGTTTTGAACCGCGAAATTCGTCCGGTTGTTGCGCTTGATGGTGGCGACATTGTCTTCAACAGACTTGAAGGCAACACTCTTTACATTCACATGAAAGGTGCATGCTCGGGCTGTCCAAGTTCAAGCATCACTTTGAAAGAAGGCATCGAGACGCGCATGAAAGAGCTGTTCCCGGAAATTCATGAAGTTCTTGCAGTCTAA
- a CDS encoding MATE family efflux transporter, whose protein sequence is MKFLQSKSFHETKLLLKLAGPIIVGQLGQNMIQLADTVIVGSLGPVALGASAFASSLFIVFLIFGLGILAPTTALFAKMQGQENFPLGGTLLRHSLFVACAISAVLVAGVYLLIPHLEIFGQRAEILTQGIPFLKLLTWSIVPSMIYQSYKQFTDGIGKTKVGMYIMIAGVIINVLLNYGLIHGYHGLPKMGLVGSAWASLIARCIMAFCMVAYVHLNPKFAHYFSEPWIHRFDKQMIKNMLRLGIPTGFTYFFEVGAFSSAAVMMGWFGAIPLAAHQITISLASTSFMITLGVGIASSIRVGFEMGRGDYAQARHAGFTAIKVGAIYMGLCALGFFFLRHWFPTFYVNDPDVIEWAAKFFVVVAIFEIFDGVQAVAIGSLRGMSDTQIPSIIAFFAYWVMGLPGGYALAFHLGVGPVGIWMGLLIGLIFASILLTLRFHILSKKYLTNVGTN, encoded by the coding sequence ATGAAGTTCTTGCAGTCTAAGTCCTTTCACGAGACGAAACTTTTATTAAAACTTGCAGGTCCCATTATCGTAGGTCAGCTGGGTCAGAATATGATTCAACTGGCTGATACGGTGATTGTTGGCTCGCTTGGGCCTGTCGCTCTAGGTGCTTCTGCATTTGCGAGCAGCTTGTTCATTGTTTTTTTGATCTTTGGTTTAGGAATTTTAGCTCCTACAACAGCTTTGTTCGCAAAGATGCAGGGCCAAGAAAATTTCCCTTTAGGTGGAACTCTCCTGCGCCATTCACTATTTGTCGCCTGTGCGATTAGTGCCGTGTTGGTCGCGGGAGTTTATCTTTTAATTCCGCACTTAGAAATTTTTGGCCAGCGTGCTGAGATTCTCACTCAAGGTATTCCGTTTTTAAAATTGCTTACGTGGTCCATCGTTCCGTCGATGATTTATCAATCTTATAAGCAGTTCACCGACGGTATCGGCAAAACCAAAGTGGGCATGTATATTATGATCGCCGGTGTGATCATCAACGTGCTTTTGAATTATGGTTTGATTCACGGTTATCATGGTCTTCCCAAAATGGGTCTGGTGGGATCGGCATGGGCGTCGTTGATCGCTCGCTGTATCATGGCGTTCTGCATGGTCGCGTATGTTCACCTGAATCCAAAATTCGCGCATTACTTTAGCGAGCCGTGGATTCACCGTTTCGATAAACAGATGATCAAGAACATGTTGCGCTTGGGAATTCCAACAGGCTTCACTTATTTCTTTGAAGTCGGTGCTTTTTCGTCTGCGGCTGTCATGATGGGTTGGTTCGGAGCGATTCCGTTAGCCGCACATCAAATTACTATCAGCTTGGCATCGACAAGTTTCATGATCACTTTAGGTGTCGGTATTGCTTCAAGCATCCGTGTCGGCTTCGAAATGGGTCGTGGTGATTATGCGCAGGCTCGTCACGCGGGCTTCACGGCAATCAAAGTGGGCGCGATCTACATGGGCCTTTGCGCTCTTGGATTCTTCTTCCTTCGTCACTGGTTCCCGACATTTTACGTGAACGATCCCGATGTTATTGAGTGGGCTGCGAAATTTTTCGTCGTGGTTGCGATCTTCGAAATTTTTGACGGCGTGCAAGCGGTGGCAATCGGTTCACTTCGTGGCATGAGTGACACGCAAATTCCTAGCATCATCGCCTTTTTTGCATATTGGGTGATGGGCTTGCCTGGCGGTTATGCACTGGCGTTTCACTTAGGAGTTGGCCCCGTGGGTATCTGGATGGGACTGTTGATCGGACTTATTTTCGCATCCATCCTTCTTACGTTACGCTTTCATATTTTAAGTAAGAAATATCTCACAAATGTAGGCACGAATTAG